A window from Candidatus Omnitrophota bacterium encodes these proteins:
- a CDS encoding putative zinc-binding protein — MTEKKRSGINRRGVSKYKTVRIAKTDNVCPMCEDYAKKHAAKPIAVICCEGACLRGEMARQAANILCHSLASEKTARICLGGAFTKDTGQRNLVKNAKRVIVLEGCFIKCASRMMAGVVKKFNPEVIIADELYDFNRNLFSIDEMPEDQIKIQAKEVAKKVAEKLYK; from the coding sequence ATGACTGAGAAAAAACGCTCTGGAATTAATCGGCGGGGAGTTAGCAAATATAAAACTGTCAGAATAGCAAAAACCGATAATGTCTGTCCGATGTGCGAAGATTACGCCAAGAAACATGCGGCTAAACCAATTGCGGTAATATGTTGCGAGGGCGCTTGTTTACGCGGTGAAATGGCCAGGCAGGCGGCCAATATTTTATGCCATTCTCTTGCCTCTGAGAAAACCGCCCGGATTTGTTTAGGGGGCGCTTTTACTAAAGATACAGGACAAAGAAATTTAGTGAAAAACGCTAAAAGGGTCATTGTACTGGAAGGTTGTTTTATCAAGTGCGCTTCACGGATGATGGCGGGAGTAGTTAAGAAGTTTAATCCAGAGGTCATTATAGCCGATGAGCTTTATGATTTTAACCGGAATCTCTTCAGCATCGATGAAATGCCTGAAGATCAAATAAAAATTCAGGCAAAAGAAGTGGCAAAAAAAGTTGCTGAAAAATTATATAAATAA
- a CDS encoding helix-turn-helix domain-containing protein, whose amino-acid sequence MELSNYLKIFKALSNEQRLKIFIMIYKGCCSTQGKKGSEFRIENKACCPVAGVIEKAFTKVCACMHLSKSTVSHHFKELQNAGLITCERDGQMYRCKVNDETINLIKDFLK is encoded by the coding sequence ATGGAACTATCAAACTACCTAAAGATATTTAAAGCTTTATCCAACGAACAGCGGCTTAAGATTTTTATTATGATTTACAAAGGCTGTTGTTCGACGCAGGGCAAGAAAGGTTCGGAATTCCGGATAGAAAATAAAGCCTGTTGCCCGGTAGCCGGGGTTATTGAAAAAGCTTTTACCAAGGTATGCGCGTGTATGCATCTTTCAAAGTCGACAGTCTCACATCATTTTAAAGAACTGCAAAACGCCGGGCTGATTACCTGTGAACGGGATGGGCAAATGTATCGTTGCAAGGTTAATGATGAAACAATTAATTTGATCAAAGATTTCCTGAAATAA
- a CDS encoding proton-conducting transporter membrane subunit: protein MSNLLPQQLFQFDPLSLFFLCVIFIVCLPSAIYSFGYLKGKYSSFKITLSWFLLVIFVLSMAAVVSVGNALIFLVAWEIMSLVSYFLVVFDTTHEKSIQAGMVYIIMTHIGTAFLVAAFLILYKQAHSFDFMAIKNASLSMPARTKDIVFLLLLAGFGTKAGIVPLHVWLPYAHPQAPSHISSIMSGVMIKTAIYGIIRFVIFLLGVNSSWWGILILTLAVISCLVGIIYALMDRDIKRLLAYSSVENIGIILLGVGLAMLFISKNMPYLAVFSLIAGLYHLVNHAIFKGLLFLCVGSVYKATGTRNIEKLGGLIKKMPQTAAYFLLGAMAISALPPLNGFVSEWLTLQAFFLGAFNSAGGMKLFLGICAALLALTGGLAAACFVKAFGVAFLGLPRSHYAESAREVSLSMRLGMFFLSLLAVIFGLAASLIIKLLARVAGTAINIDISSMNFSLNNFTLSPQIGKNTYLSAPLLGLWLIVFGVAGFAIYKIFARGRRVYKTWDCGYYKLDARNEYTATAFSKPFRIAFSFFLLPYRKTQKIRESFYHVKSITYETYTTKVFKKYIYDPLLALIFKSAKSMRRLQPGSIHLYLGYIFVTLLLLIIFMR from the coding sequence ATGTCGAATCTTTTACCGCAACAACTTTTTCAATTTGATCCGCTTTCACTATTCTTCCTTTGCGTCATCTTTATTGTTTGCCTGCCGTCAGCTATTTATTCCTTTGGCTACTTAAAAGGGAAATACTCATCTTTTAAAATAACCCTTTCCTGGTTTCTTCTGGTTATTTTTGTATTGTCCATGGCCGCTGTGGTCAGCGTAGGCAACGCCTTAATCTTTCTTGTTGCCTGGGAAATCATGTCTCTGGTTTCTTACTTTCTGGTGGTTTTTGATACTACCCATGAAAAATCAATCCAGGCCGGCATGGTTTATATAATCATGACCCATATCGGAACGGCGTTTTTGGTAGCGGCGTTTTTGATCCTGTATAAACAGGCGCATTCATTTGATTTTATGGCGATAAAAAATGCCAGCCTTTCTATGCCGGCCCGGACAAAAGATATTGTTTTTTTGTTACTCTTAGCGGGCTTTGGGACAAAAGCCGGTATCGTGCCTTTACATGTTTGGCTGCCTTACGCTCACCCGCAGGCCCCCAGCCATATTTCAAGTATTATGTCCGGGGTAATGATTAAGACCGCAATCTACGGGATAATCCGGTTTGTCATTTTCTTGCTGGGCGTGAATTCTTCCTGGTGGGGAATCCTGATTTTAACCTTAGCGGTAATTTCTTGTCTGGTGGGAATAATTTACGCGCTCATGGATCGCGACATCAAGAGGCTTCTGGCTTATTCCAGCGTGGAAAATATCGGAATAATCCTGTTGGGGGTGGGCCTGGCAATGCTATTTATATCTAAGAACATGCCGTATTTAGCCGTATTTTCGCTAATTGCCGGATTGTATCATTTGGTAAATCACGCGATTTTTAAAGGGCTTTTATTTTTATGCGTCGGCAGCGTATATAAAGCTACCGGAACCCGCAATATTGAAAAGTTAGGGGGCCTGATTAAGAAAATGCCGCAGACCGCCGCTTATTTTTTGCTCGGGGCAATGGCGATTTCCGCCCTGCCTCCTTTGAATGGTTTTGTGAGCGAATGGCTTACCTTGCAGGCATTCTTTTTAGGCGCGTTTAATTCAGCAGGAGGGATGAAGCTTTTCTTGGGGATTTGCGCGGCGCTATTGGCTTTAACCGGCGGCTTGGCCGCTGCCTGTTTTGTCAAGGCCTTTGGAGTGGCGTTTCTTGGCCTGCCAAGGAGCCATTATGCTGAAAGCGCAAGAGAAGTATCTTTATCGATGAGGCTGGGCATGTTTTTCTTATCGCTGCTTGCGGTTATTTTTGGTTTAGCCGCAAGTTTAATCATTAAATTATTGGCCAGGGTTGCCGGTACGGCAATAAATATTGATATTAGCAGCATGAATTTTTCTTTAAATAATTTCACCCTAAGCCCGCAGATCGGTAAAAATACCTATCTTTCTGCGCCTTTACTTGGGTTATGGCTGATTGTTTTTGGGGTTGCCGGTTTTGCCATCTATAAAATATTTGCCCGGGGCAGGCGGGTTTATAAAACCTGGGATTGCGGCTACTACAAATTGGACGCGCGTAATGAATACACCGCGACCGCTTTTTCTAAGCCGTTCAGGATTGCTTTTAGTTTCTTTTTGCTGCCTTACCGCAAAACGCAAAAGATCCGGGAGTCATTTTATCACGTTAAATCGATCACCTATGAAACCTACACAACTAAGGTTTTTAAAAAGTACATTTATGACCCTTTGCTGGCTTTAATTTTTAAATCCGCCAAGTCAATGCGGCGCCTTCAGCCGGGCAGCATCCATCTGTATCTGGGTTATATTTTTGTTACTTTATTATTGTTAATTATATTTATGCGTTAA
- a CDS encoding class I SAM-dependent methyltransferase, which produces MENLKSKDGIIEAPVEVDRIREKYNWMSKIYFLATPLEKKARMREIELAQIKSNDKVLKIAVGLGQSFLEFLKKVDTKNIVYGIDLTPAMIEKTRKRVMRNGFSNFELKEGDARHLPFPGESFDVLYNSYMLDFIPLADFSVVLREFYRVLKKEGRLVLVNLSKRDSSLVFYERPYKLSPYFWGGCRPVLMESFVKEAGFRNVIREIPRNLLPSEIVSGLK; this is translated from the coding sequence ATGGAAAATCTAAAAAGTAAAGATGGAATAATTGAGGCGCCTGTAGAAGTGGATAGAATAAGAGAAAAATATAATTGGATGAGCAAAATTTATTTTCTGGCAACCCCGCTGGAAAAGAAAGCCCGGATGAGAGAAATTGAATTGGCGCAAATCAAATCCAATGATAAAGTTTTGAAAATCGCCGTGGGTCTCGGACAATCATTCTTGGAATTTCTAAAAAAAGTTGACACAAAGAATATCGTCTATGGGATTGATTTGACCCCGGCTATGATTGAGAAAACAAGAAAACGGGTAATGCGAAACGGTTTTTCTAATTTTGAATTGAAAGAGGGCGACGCCAGGCATTTGCCATTTCCAGGTGAAAGTTTTGATGTTCTTTATAATAGCTATATGTTGGATTTTATTCCGCTTGCAGATTTTTCTGTCGTGCTGAGAGAGTTCTACCGGGTTCTTAAGAAAGAGGGACGCTTGGTATTGGTTAACCTTAGCAAAAGAGATAGCTCCCTGGTTTTTTACGAAAGGCCATATAAATTAAGTCCATATTTTTGGGGAGGTTGCCGTCCTGTTTTAATGGAGTCTTTCGTAAAGGAGGCGGGGTTCAGAAATGTTATAAGAGAGATCCCAAGGAATCTTTTGCCATCAGAGATTGTTAGTGGATTAAAGTGA
- a CDS encoding NADH-quinone oxidoreductase subunit C — translation MAGPEIITEIKNKIPDFAPLAVLQNYPDEINIKVRAQVFKDTCLALHKILSSPVAALFALDERKESGCFEINSIFVDFKNSRWITVNMDIPQENPGFDSLAKSMYSASLFEREIWEMFGIQPKGHPDLRRLRLHNEVWANENYPLRKDFRKMQSGNLSDYKFGRVEGDGIFEVPVGPVHAGIIGPGHFRFSVAGEPIINLELRMGFAHRGVEKLFEGKLCDDALGLSECVCGDSSFAHSLAFTQAIEKISGVVIPERAAYLRGIFLELERMYNHINDMGGIATDVGFSFPSVFASIIKEAILQLNARLTGNRYLRKVNTIGGVLANIDETKKQVLLDSIKHLKRDFNELVKMLYSSVSFMDRVDTTGVLRRKTAEDLGVVGLTARASGIPADLRKYFSGLYKEAKFKMATQESGDVLARLRVRISEFQESCRLIEEFAARLNKGGKLKTEPELKAGSALGYAEGWRGPVLYWFKIDPAGLIQRCKIVDPSFLNWQGLAYAVLGNIIPDFPLCNKSFDLSYAGNDL, via the coding sequence ATGGCTGGCCCAGAGATTATTACAGAGATAAAAAATAAAATTCCGGATTTTGCTCCTCTTGCGGTATTACAAAATTACCCGGATGAAATTAATATTAAGGTCAGAGCGCAGGTTTTTAAGGATACTTGCCTGGCCCTGCATAAAATCCTTTCTTCTCCGGTTGCGGCGCTTTTCGCTTTGGATGAGCGCAAGGAAAGCGGGTGTTTTGAAATTAATTCCATATTTGTGGATTTTAAAAATAGCCGTTGGATCACGGTCAATATGGATATCCCGCAGGAAAACCCCGGTTTTGATTCACTGGCAAAAAGTATGTATTCAGCCAGCCTCTTTGAAAGAGAGATTTGGGAGATGTTTGGGATCCAGCCAAAAGGCCATCCTGACCTAAGGAGGCTAAGGCTGCATAATGAAGTTTGGGCCAACGAGAATTATCCCTTACGTAAAGATTTCCGGAAAATGCAATCCGGTAATTTAAGTGATTATAAGTTTGGCCGGGTAGAAGGGGATGGTATATTTGAAGTTCCGGTTGGGCCGGTGCATGCCGGGATTATCGGGCCGGGGCATTTCAGGTTCAGCGTTGCCGGAGAGCCGATTATAAACTTGGAGCTTCGTATGGGGTTTGCGCATCGGGGAGTAGAGAAGCTTTTTGAGGGTAAGCTTTGCGATGACGCGCTTGGGCTGTCAGAATGTGTTTGCGGGGATTCAAGCTTTGCGCACAGCCTGGCATTCACTCAGGCCATCGAGAAGATCTCGGGTGTAGTGATTCCGGAGCGAGCGGCTTATTTAAGAGGGATTTTTTTAGAGTTGGAGCGTATGTATAATCATATAAATGATATGGGAGGAATCGCCACTGATGTGGGTTTTAGTTTTCCCTCGGTTTTTGCTTCGATCATTAAAGAGGCGATCTTGCAATTAAACGCCCGGCTTACCGGAAATAGGTATCTGAGAAAGGTTAATACCATCGGAGGAGTTTTAGCAAATATTGATGAAACCAAGAAACAGGTGCTCCTCGATTCGATTAAGCATTTAAAGCGGGATTTTAATGAATTGGTTAAAATGTTATATTCCAGCGTTTCTTTCATGGATAGAGTGGATACCACCGGGGTTTTGCGCCGGAAAACCGCTGAGGACTTGGGTGTTGTCGGGCTCACCGCGCGGGCATCAGGTATTCCTGCGGATTTGAGAAAATATTTTTCCGGGTTATACAAGGAAGCTAAATTTAAAATGGCGACGCAGGAATCCGGAGATGTTTTGGCCAGACTGCGCGTCAGGATCTCTGAATTTCAAGAATCCTGCCGTTTGATCGAAGAATTTGCGGCAAGGCTTAATAAAGGCGGAAAATTAAAAACTGAGCCGGAATTAAAGGCAGGCAGCGCTTTGGGTTATGCCGAAGGTTGGAGGGGGCCGGTTTTATACTGGTTTAAAATAGACCCCGCGGGCTTGATCCAGAGGTGCAAAATAGTTGACCCGTCTTTTCTTAACTGGCAGGGGCTGGCCTATGCCGTATTAGGCAATATTATCCCGGATTTTCCGTTGTGTAACAAAAGCTTTGATTTGTCCTACGCAGGAAACGATCTCTAA
- a CDS encoding helix-turn-helix transcriptional regulator, producing MDKTIFTKSHKDLVARLIKARREAKLRQADAAGKLGKTQSYISKIEAGQRRIDIVQLKELAAVYKKKVSHFIQ from the coding sequence ATGGATAAAACTATTTTTACAAAAAGCCACAAGGACCTGGTTGCCAGGTTGATCAAGGCCCGCAGAGAAGCAAAGCTCAGGCAGGCCGATGCAGCCGGTAAATTAGGCAAAACACAATCCTATATTTCCAAGATAGAGGCAGGGCAGCGCCGTATTGATATTGTGCAGCTGAAAGAACTTGCTGCGGTCTATAAAAAGAAAGTCAGCCACTTCATTCAGTAA
- a CDS encoding response regulator: MSTEKKKIKILVVDDEDCIKNCIVGLLQRRGFISEGASNGKEALEKIGQDKPNIIILDIVMPVLDGLEVCKQLKENPDTQDIPIIILSSHEPGEIIRTMPGAAIKYIEKPCDLEYLLREINNLTLIH; the protein is encoded by the coding sequence ATGAGCACAGAAAAGAAAAAAATAAAGATTTTGGTTGTGGATGACGAAGATTGTATCAAAAACTGTATCGTTGGTTTACTCCAAAGAAGGGGGTTTATTTCTGAAGGCGCAAGCAATGGGAAAGAAGCGCTGGAGAAAATAGGGCAGGACAAACCCAACATCATAATTCTGGATATTGTAATGCCGGTGCTGGACGGCTTAGAGGTATGCAAACAATTAAAGGAAAACCCCGATACTCAGGATATCCCGATTATTATTTTGTCATCGCATGAACCCGGAGAAATAATCCGGACAATGCCGGGGGCGGCAATAAAATATATTGAAAAACCCTGCGACCTGGAATATTTACTTAGAGAGATTAACAACCTCACTTTAATCCACTAA
- a CDS encoding NADH-quinone oxidoreductase subunit B family protein translates to MLNILKNRILKGIVTRHIRPELSKEIEAAGSELRSLIRKKFGRSLHIREIDTGSCGACESEIIAANNPIYDLQRFGINFVASPRHADCLLVTGPVSKNMLIALKKTYAAMPEPKFVITCGDCALDGGSFKGSYYVEGAVKDILPVVLHISGCPPSPLQIILSLNILLQKA, encoded by the coding sequence ATGCTAAATATACTAAAAAACAGGATCTTAAAAGGTATCGTCACCAGGCATATTAGGCCGGAATTATCTAAAGAGATAGAGGCGGCTGGTTCTGAATTACGGTCTTTGATCCGGAAAAAATTCGGCAGATCTTTACATATACGCGAAATCGACACGGGTTCTTGCGGAGCCTGTGAATCCGAGATCATTGCGGCAAATAACCCGATTTATGACTTACAGCGATTCGGGATTAATTTCGTCGCCTCGCCCCGTCATGCCGACTGTCTTTTAGTTACCGGCCCCGTATCTAAAAATATGTTGATTGCCCTCAAAAAAACCTATGCAGCCATGCCTGAGCCTAAATTTGTCATCACCTGTGGAGATTGCGCTTTAGACGGAGGGTCGTTTAAAGGTTCTTATTACGTGGAAGGCGCTGTAAAGGATATACTGCCGGTGGTCTTGCATATTTCAGGCTGTCCCCCAAGTCCGCTGCAAATTATATTATCCCTGAATATTCTATTGCAGAAAGCCTAA
- a CDS encoding NADH-quinone oxidoreductase subunit H, with amino-acid sequence MEIIIIIAQLILFIVIAPLLSGLISKLKNNIRMRKGQSIFQPYYNLAKLFSKEEVVSETASWIFKVTPFIVFSAMLTAAILIPVFIASPLHRMGDFLALIFIFALGRFFMALAALDTGSSFGGLGASREMFISSLVEPALCLVVFSIFLQFGSTDISVFGAAHPVSVCSIVAAFALFMVTLAETSRIPVDNQETHLELTMVHEAMALEYSGRFLAFIELSSHIKQMILFFLIAQLIFPVNFSGFWIGWYLARIMIIVIAVALVEVAVAKMRLFRVTDFLGIAFVLGMIAVVCAVLGV; translated from the coding sequence ATGGAAATAATCATAATCATCGCCCAATTAATTTTATTTATCGTAATCGCCCCGCTTTTAAGCGGCTTGATCTCTAAGCTTAAGAATAATATCCGCATGCGCAAAGGCCAGAGTATTTTTCAGCCGTATTATAATTTAGCAAAGCTTTTTTCTAAAGAAGAGGTAGTTTCGGAAACCGCCTCCTGGATATTTAAGGTTACCCCGTTTATCGTGTTTTCTGCGATGCTTACCGCGGCAATACTCATTCCGGTGTTTATCGCCAGCCCCCTGCATCGCATGGGAGATTTTTTAGCCCTGATATTTATTTTTGCTTTAGGCCGGTTTTTTATGGCCTTGGCGGCATTAGACACCGGCAGTTCTTTCGGCGGCCTGGGCGCGTCAAGAGAAATGTTTATTTCAAGCTTGGTTGAACCGGCGCTTTGTTTAGTCGTGTTTTCCATATTTTTACAATTTGGTTCCACGGATATCTCGGTGTTTGGCGCGGCTCATCCGGTATCGGTTTGTTCGATTGTCGCTGCTTTTGCTTTATTTATGGTTACGCTTGCCGAAACTTCCCGGATCCCCGTGGATAATCAGGAGACGCACCTGGAATTGACCATGGTGCATGAGGCGATGGCTTTGGAATATTCGGGAAGATTCCTGGCTTTCATAGAGCTGTCTTCACATATAAAACAGATGATTTTATTTTTTCTGATTGCGCAGTTAATTTTTCCGGTTAATTTTTCCGGTTTTTGGATCGGGTGGTATTTGGCGCGGATAATGATCATCGTGATTGCTGTGGCGCTGGTTGAGGTTGCGGTTGCCAAGATGCGCTTATTCAGAGTAACGGATTTTTTGGGAATTGCTTTTGTTCTAGGGATGATCGCCGTAGTCTGCGCGGTGTTAGGAGTTTAA
- a CDS encoding hydrogenase 4 subunit F, translating into MQVFFILGIPFVLAISALLIKNRKILGLLNCLGYLAVLFFSTVLLKQIALSEGTRAYLGFIYLDTLSVFFILVTSVVALAVALYSIGYLKKDIEEGRISERKSRIYYLLFNLFCCSMFVVPAVNNLGILWVAIEMTTLLSAFLVGFYNTKKSIEAAWKYIIICSVGIIFALLGTILFSYAFSISGLSKSLNWSDIVPVAHILDKDILKIAFIFILVGYGTKAGLAPMHTWLPDAHSQAPAPISALLSGVLLKMAIYAILRFGIITIKGVGFAYFSNLMILLGVVSLVISSGFILVQKDFKRLLAYSSIEHIGIIAIGFGLGTPLAVAGAALHVFNHAVAKSLMFFGAGNIVGVYKKHNLNAIRGVIKVLPFTGIAVLIGVFVLTGFPPFSLFVSEMMIIISAFTNGSYLVGALLLLFLAVIFGGFIYHFGKMLFGNLPKGMTRAQEPLSTKIAFIFLFFPVCALGITLLFINKDWLWLAQRLLQR; encoded by the coding sequence ATGCAGGTATTTTTCATTTTAGGAATTCCGTTTGTACTTGCCATAAGCGCCCTGTTGATTAAAAACAGGAAGATCCTGGGGTTGCTGAATTGCCTGGGGTATCTGGCGGTTTTATTTTTTAGTACTGTCCTGCTAAAACAAATAGCTTTATCGGAAGGCACCAGGGCATATTTGGGTTTTATCTACCTGGATACTTTAAGCGTATTTTTTATCCTGGTTACCTCCGTCGTTGCTTTGGCTGTGGCGTTATATTCTATCGGCTATCTAAAAAAAGATATAGAAGAGGGCCGGATATCGGAAAGAAAATCCAGGATCTATTACCTTCTTTTTAATTTATTTTGCTGTTCGATGTTTGTTGTCCCGGCAGTTAATAATCTGGGGATACTTTGGGTAGCAATTGAGATGACGACTTTACTTTCGGCTTTTTTGGTAGGATTTTATAATACCAAGAAGTCGATTGAAGCAGCCTGGAAGTATATTATTATTTGTTCGGTGGGGATAATTTTTGCGCTCCTGGGCACAATTCTTTTTTCTTACGCATTCTCCATCTCCGGTCTTTCCAAAAGCCTGAATTGGTCGGATATTGTCCCGGTTGCCCACATTTTGGATAAAGATATCTTAAAAATCGCTTTTATTTTTATTTTAGTCGGCTATGGGACAAAGGCCGGTTTGGCGCCGATGCATACCTGGCTGCCCGACGCCCACAGCCAGGCGCCTGCTCCGATCAGCGCGTTACTTTCCGGGGTATTATTAAAGATGGCCATTTACGCTATCTTAAGGTTCGGTATTATCACGATCAAGGGCGTGGGTTTTGCTTATTTTTCCAATTTAATGATTTTACTGGGCGTAGTTTCTTTGGTGATATCCAGCGGATTTATTCTGGTGCAAAAGGACTTTAAAAGGCTGCTTGCTTATAGCAGTATCGAGCATATCGGGATAATTGCCATTGGTTTTGGTTTAGGCACTCCTTTGGCGGTTGCCGGAGCAGCTTTGCATGTATTTAATCACGCGGTAGCTAAGTCGCTGATGTTTTTTGGCGCCGGCAATATTGTCGGTGTTTACAAAAAGCATAATCTGAATGCTATCCGGGGAGTGATCAAGGTCTTGCCGTTTACGGGCATTGCGGTATTGATCGGCGTTTTTGTGCTTACGGGATTTCCCCCGTTTTCGTTATTTGTAAGCGAGATGATGATTATAATTTCCGCTTTTACCAATGGTTCATATTTGGTCGGGGCTTTGTTGTTATTATTTCTTGCGGTTATTTTTGGAGGGTTCATTTATCATTTTGGAAAAATGCTTTTTGGCAATCTTCCTAAAGGTATGACTAGGGCCCAGGAGCCGTTAAGTACAAAAATTGCGTTCATCTTTTTGTTTTTTCCCGTTTGCGCTTTAGGGATTACGTTGTTATTTATAAATAAGGATTGGTTATGGCTGGCCCAGAGATTATTACAGAGATAA